A portion of the Nitrospira defluvii genome contains these proteins:
- a CDS encoding Hpt domain-containing protein has product MTPAMSDVGAGPIVVLVDSSFEPLIPKFMANRHKEITVMTEAVSAHDFDTIKRVAHGMKGVSGSYGFHVMTTIAAHVEEAAKAADESSIRKALATLASYLERVEITYE; this is encoded by the coding sequence ATGACACCCGCGATGTCCGACGTCGGAGCCGGACCGATTGTGGTGCTGGTGGACTCGTCATTCGAGCCATTGATTCCCAAATTCATGGCCAATCGGCATAAAGAAATCACGGTGATGACTGAGGCCGTCTCCGCACACGACTTCGACACGATCAAGCGGGTCGCCCACGGTATGAAAGGGGTCAGCGGCAGTTATGGCTTTCACGTCATGACCACCATCGCAGCTCACGTGGAAGAGGCGGCCAAGGCCGCCGATGAATCATCGATTCGCAAAGCTCTTGCGACCCTGGCATCGTATCTTGAACGCGTGGAGATTACCTATGAGTAG
- a CDS encoding response regulator transcription factor: MESPASPKPRVLMVEDEEDTASLLTFLLERASYQVIHAKDGRQAQELADTMAPPDIVLLDVMLPFLSGLQVLTYLRAREGWGTVPIVMLTADGSEHDIKRALENGANDYMVKPFNPRELTSRLKRFVSQAA, from the coding sequence ATGGAAAGCCCCGCAAGTCCCAAACCCAGAGTGCTCATGGTGGAAGATGAGGAAGACACGGCGAGCTTGCTGACGTTTCTTTTGGAACGGGCGAGTTATCAGGTCATCCACGCCAAAGACGGCCGACAGGCGCAGGAACTCGCCGATACCATGGCACCCCCGGACATTGTGCTGCTGGATGTGATGCTTCCGTTTCTGAGCGGACTGCAAGTGTTGACCTATCTGAGAGCGCGCGAGGGCTGGGGAACGGTGCCGATCGTCATGCTGACGGCCGACGGGAGCGAGCATGACATCAAGCGTGCCTTGGAGAACGGCGCCAACGATTATATGGTCAAGCCGTTCAACCCACGCGAACTGACCAGTCGACTGAAGCGGTTCGTCAGTCAGGCGGCCTGA
- a CDS encoding HEAT repeat domain-containing protein, giving the protein MLALDQSNLTLRIGSIAAISIYSAVLLLLLGILLLRFIRRNKDRRRRAVTETWRPLLAQCVVEVPDSLPPLTTRDHLVLLYLWNHCYESIRGEARTNLKKLARRTGTDQFAKQLLHARLLRRRLLAVVTLGHLQERSIWNELAAMLQADNAFVSLVAAKALLHIDAKAAIPLLIPVISRRSDWSPLKVVAMFEPAGADIAADAIAKAACEANPEIGARLIRHLAATQSQHALPPLRALLQKGAPSDDVLAACLFLFGECSDPRDVTMIRAHLSHPTWFVRLQAASALGKVGVEEDEVRLIALLDDEHWWVCYRAAEALSNLPWMTAERLTHLCNALTTVEAQEHLLPFMAQSNVKTHRPAPASPPQARTA; this is encoded by the coding sequence GTGCTGGCCCTCGACCAGTCAAACCTGACCCTTCGCATCGGCAGCATCGCCGCAATCTCCATTTATTCGGCCGTGCTGTTGCTCCTGCTGGGGATTCTCCTGCTCCGGTTCATTCGCCGCAATAAAGACCGACGCCGCCGCGCCGTCACCGAAACCTGGCGGCCGTTACTCGCCCAATGTGTCGTCGAGGTGCCGGACTCGCTTCCCCCGCTCACCACCCGCGACCACCTCGTACTGCTCTATCTCTGGAACCATTGCTATGAGTCCATCCGCGGGGAGGCACGCACAAATCTGAAGAAACTCGCCAGACGAACAGGGACGGACCAGTTCGCGAAACAACTCCTCCACGCCAGACTGCTCCGCCGCCGATTGCTGGCCGTCGTGACGCTTGGTCACCTGCAGGAACGATCAATCTGGAATGAGCTTGCCGCGATGTTGCAGGCGGACAACGCTTTTGTCTCCTTAGTCGCCGCCAAAGCGCTGCTGCACATCGACGCGAAGGCGGCGATCCCTCTCTTAATTCCCGTCATCAGTCGCCGTAGCGATTGGTCACCCCTCAAGGTGGTCGCCATGTTCGAACCGGCCGGTGCGGACATCGCTGCCGACGCCATCGCAAAGGCCGCCTGTGAGGCCAACCCGGAAATCGGCGCTCGCCTCATCCGCCATCTTGCGGCCACCCAGAGCCAGCACGCACTTCCGCCGCTCAGAGCGTTGCTCCAAAAGGGAGCACCGTCTGATGACGTGCTGGCCGCCTGCCTGTTCCTCTTTGGAGAATGCAGCGACCCGCGAGATGTGACGATGATTCGCGCACATCTCTCCCATCCCACATGGTTTGTTCGACTTCAAGCGGCATCGGCGTTGGGCAAGGTCGGAGTCGAAGAAGATGAAGTGCGGCTCATCGCGCTCCTGGATGATGAGCATTGGTGGGTATGTTATCGGGCCGCCGAAGCCCTTTCGAATCTGCCTTGGATGACCGCTGAACGGCTGACGCACCTGTGCAACGCGCTCACGACCGTCGAGGCGCAGGAACACTTACTTCCGTTTATGGCGCAATCAAATGTAAAGACTCACCGCCCAGCTCCCGCCAGCCCTCCGCAGGCACGCACGGCCTAA